AGGTAAAATTAAGGGTGGCAGCGGAATCGAAATTTATTGGTATCGGTATCAGTCTATTCCATCTCGGTCCGATAAGTCACGGTAGGGGTAGAGGTAGGGGGATCGGTTTGTGTCAGTACCGATCTGAAATTTTcgccaaaaaaattaatttttttattataatttagcCGTTATATAGCCTTTGGGAGGGCCCACCCCAACGGCTATATCACCCCATCAGCCCCCTAAACACCCTCCTATTccccattttttttataataccctaaagtttataaaaaatacaataaatcctattttttaactataaaaaatCTCCCCCCTTTACAATTTTTTCACACTACTTTCTACTCTCTCAACTCTCAACTCTTTCAAGTTTCATTACTTCTAAAATACTTTATTAAGTGTTCTTAAATTATTTAGTTAGAAAAATTTTGGTGGATTATTTTGGAGCATCTTCAAGCTTCAAGTTCATCAATTTTAGGCTTTTACGTCTGTTTTTATGCAGACGTTCGGTACATTCGTTTCAACTTATAATTTTCATCTATTTCGTTCTTattagtttacttatttatttgtttgtgtttaatttacgtaatatatttaatttgcatatttgtaAAACTTTAATAGTTTACTTATTTAGTCTTCACtggtttacttatttatttgtttgtgttCTTTTGcattatatttaatttgcatatttataaaattttaatatgaattttggagacaaaaatatttctagaaaaggtaaaaaatcaattttgggTAGTGTTACTAATGTTTTAACcgaaaaaactaaatttggtgGTAGTTCTTCTGAATCTAAAACTAGACAACCACCCTTACGTATTAATACAGATAGGGCTGGGCGTTCgatattcggttcggtattttcaaagttcaagTTCGGTAATTCGATAAtcgataattcaaagtatatatcaaatatcgaactttcaaacttcgattCGGTAATTCAGTAATTGGTAAATCAAACTTTGGTTCGGTatggtattcggtaataccatattgaaGTCGAAGTCCACTAAACAACAATGTTAATTTAGATGTGTTTAGTAATTTGATGCTTCTATTTTAATATTCTGTGACAGTCATCTATGGAAGATTGTGAGATATGGAATACAAGAAAACTTTTTTTGAGATACATGTTTACGATGATATGAGCATATGGCGCATTTGCTTGGAGCTTGACATCAAAACTTTCAGTGGTTAGCAGCGTACGTTGCTTTCTCAGTCACTCagacaatttttttcaaatcattCACAGTTTTAACCCAATCTCATTTCTAAAGTCTGAAAATGTTGGTAGGAAAAAAAATGGTTTGAAGAAAATCCACGGATAACAAAAACATGTACCACACCTCTCAAAAACTAAGTGATGTTGCCTTGGAGGCAGAAAATACCATTGTTTTTTTCCACAAATATTTGCAGACCAACTGTATGACCTGAACACATCGGCATGAAGAGGTGTCCATGTTCCTGCATCCATTTCTAAAGTTTAAACGCTTCCAAAAGTACTAGGTATTTGATTTAAAAACAAACTAATCTATAGCTAGAGCCATGAAAAATAACAATTGTGTCttacaagaaagaaaaatatcacGAGAATTTAATTTCGGTATTTGGTAAATACCGAATATCGAATGGTATAATTATAAATCCcgaatatcaaaatcaaaatatcaaattttatatttcagtaCCGAATACAGAAtcgaattaccgaataccgaaatactgAAATAGACAATTCAGTTCGGTAATTCATTTTTCGATATTTTATGCTCAACCCTAAATATAGATGATTATACGCATGTAAATGATACTTGTTTTGATATTGATAGTAATACTCAATTAGACCATGAATATTTAGATAGAAGAAATGATAAGTTTGATGAATcactagatgatgatgatgatagtAATATAGTTTCTCCCTATTATATTACCCACCCATCACCACTCGAACAAAAAATAAagctaaaaaaagaaaaaatggggAAAAAAACTTGAAAGTGCCATCTTTTCAAAGTTCTTCTGAATCTAAAACTAGATAACCATCATTACGTATTAATACAGATAGGGttgggcgttcggtattcggttcggtattttcaaagttcaagttcggtaattcggtaatcgataattcaaagtatatgtCAAATATCGAACTTTTAAACTTTGATTCGGTAATTCAGTAATTAGTAAATCAAACTTtggttcggtacggtattcgtTAATACCATATTGAAGTCGAAGTTCACTAAACAACAATGTTAATTTAGTTGTGTTTAGTAATTTGATGCTTCTATTTCAATATTCTGTGACAGTCATCTATGAAAGattgtgaaaaataaaatacgagAAAACTTCTTTTGAGATACATGTTTACGATGATATGAGCATATGGCGCATTTGCTTGGAACTTGACATCAAAACTTTTAGTGTTTTGTACGTTGCTTTCTCAGTCACTCAGACAATTTTTTCTCAAATCATTCATAGTTTTAACCTAATCTTATTTCCAAAGTCTGAAAATGTTGACAGGAAAAGAAAAATGGTTTGAAGAAAGTCCACGGATAACAAAAACATATACCACACCTGTCAAAAACTAAGGGATGTTGCCTTGGAGGAAGAAAATACCAGTGTTTTTTTTTCACAAACTTTTGCAGACCAACTGTATGACTTGAATACATCGGCATGAAGAGGTGTCCATGTTCTTGCATCCATTTCTAAAGTTTAAACGCTTCCAAAAGTACTAGGTATTTGATTTAAAAACAAACTAATCTATAGCTAGAGCCATGGAAAATAACAATTGTGTCttacaagaaagaaaaataccGCGAGAATTTAATTTCGGTATTTGGTAAATATCGAATACCGAATGGTATAATTATAAATCctgaatatcaaaatcaaaatatcgAATTTTATATTTCAGTACCGAATACAGAATCGAATTACCGAATACCAAAATACTGAAATAGCCAATTCAGTTCGGTAATTCATTTTTCGAtattttatgcccagccctaAATATAGACGATTATACGTATGTAAATGATACTTGTTTTGATATTGATAGTAATACTCAATTAGACCATGAATATTTAGATAGAAGAAATGATAAGTTTGATGAATcactagatgatgatgatgataatatagataatgatgatattgatacttttgatgatgatgaaactGAGTCACTTACGGATATTGATCCTTTTCCTGCTCCTGTTTTCGTTCCCACTCCCCCTGTACATTCTAGTAGAGCTAAGTCTAAGTCTGAACGTAAAAAAAATCTGTTGTTTGGCAATTTATGATTCAAAGCGGagataaaattaaaacaatttATAATAAATGTAAATATGTTATGAACCATAAAATTGCGGAAAAGGCTGGTGGTACAGGAAATTTACGAAATCATTTGATGGGTTGttgtaaaagaaaatttttgGAAGCTAACACGATAACGGATACAATAAAAAATGGTACGCCCCTTCTTGATGCATCTGTGGGAGTAGGGGGTTCTAACATGGTACAATCGACATTAAACCCTTCTAATGTTTCTGGACCTAGTATATAACGATCATATAGTAGAGAAAGAGATCTAGAAGAATTGGCTAAAATGATTGTTTTTACTTGATTGCCTTTTAGttttgatgaaaattatgattttattcattacATTAGATTAGTGTATAATCCATCGTTtaatgatttttcaagaaacacTATTAAAAAGACCATTTTTTATTATCAAGGCCAACATTTTTATTATCTTCattgtttatttaattataatactTGTAGAATAGCTATAACTTCTGATATGGGCAGTAATGTAAATGGTAATGATTTTTTTACAATTACCGATCATTGGATtgatgaaaatttaaatttacaaaaacATATTTTGAGTTACAAAAGTTATGAAGTTTCAAAAATCGTTGCTTATATTGCTCAAACTATTTTAGGAGTTATAGATTTTTTTGGAATAACTAATAAAATAACGAGTGTCACTTTAGACAATGCTTCTAAAAgtccaaaatttgaatttttaaattttccaagtttaaaagttgaaatttaaactttaaaaatttaaatttctaattttaaactttaaaaattaaaaaaaattaaattctgaAATAGCGATTCGGTCCGTCCTGATATGTACCGGACCAGGACGGCCATTATAGGAATTATCGGTCCATACCGATACCGGTTCGGTTCGATTCCGGACGGAACCACCATTTTCATGGCCGGTTCCAATGCAGTTCCGACAGATATCGGTCCGGTTGTCCCGATTCCGGTACCTGCCACGCATAGGTGAAATACGTGGACAAACTTAGGAGGCAATGTGTAGGATTTAATTAATATTGGGGACTAAAGTGTTCTTGCAATAAGGGAGGTATATTTCCACCTCAATCGTTAGAGTTACGGGTGTTTAATgcaatttattataattattttatttttgtacaaGTGTATTCTAAATTTAATGGCATTATTATTTGCTAATAAATCCCCAGAATAATAAATTACCTCAACAGCCACCAAACACTCTCTCCGCTTACTCTTTCTGAATCGCCGTTTCTCTCTCATTCTCGAATCTCCAGAATCCGGCCAACATGCATAGGCAATCACTCGGTTCACCGGGATCGAAGATTCACCTCGCACATGGAGTCGTCATCGTCGGCGGCAGGGACGACTCCGCCGTCGTCACGGCGGCAGAGTCTCAGAAGATAATGACGAAGGATCAAGCATCTCCGTCGTCACTCTCTAACAACTacgatgaagaagatgaacaagTTCGCAAGTCAATCAAAGCTCTTAACAAGTCATTGTCCAGAGCTGAGAAGTACATTCATCTCATTCCTGTTCTCACCTTTCTCTGCTTCTTCATCCTCTATCTCTTCTCTCATAGTCCGTCTGATAAAGGTACACTTCATTTTATTCTCGTGATTCAGAGAAATAAGGAACTCGCTTCCTGATTTtcgtttttttttgtttcagaTTTAGCTCAATTTCATGGATTTGAAGGTTTCGCCAAGCGTATAGGTATGTATAATGCACATTCTGTTTCGTCGTTTCGCAAttgattttttcaatttatattcCAGATTTAATTCCATACTTCCATTATACTCAAGTATTCATCAATTTCAATCAAATATTCGACTCTAATAACTTCTCAGATGCTTTATCCGTATTTTGTTTGCCTTAATGagttctcttctcctttttGCTCTGTGTACACAGAATCAGCAAATATTGACGAGTTGCAGAGAGTATTAGAAATTGAAAAACCCGATGTTTTAGCGATCCGAAGCGTAAGGAACTTGCAAGAGATTGATAGACAGGATACAAATCATCGGCTCCACCGGAAACTCGCCGAGTTTTAAGCCGCTGTTTGTGCTTCTCACTCTTCTTTATTCTCCTTATATTACTCCACCACCTATTCACGGCGAATTCACCGTCGGCGGAGCTTTCTCACGTGCGTAACTCGTTCCCTGCCAATTTTACCGTTTCTTTACTTCAAAAAGTATTTACCACGCGTCTGTGCATGTGAATTTCTTATACTAGTAATTTTGGTTGTTTCTTGAACAAAGTTAAATTAGCCACGTATGTGCAGTGctttgtaaatattttactttactttatatgatGTTACCAAAAACAAAATATTCACTTCCAAGTTTTGGGTACGTCAATGGAAATTCCTGAGCTGGAGctgaaaactcaaaaaaggaaaattttaaaaatttgtgtaTGTATAGAGTTATAAGTTATAACAAAAGATTTTGGTGAAACCGATAGTTTATTTTTCCCCCAGTATTAGCCATTTATCGTGTGTTTAAGTTGATTTATTTGGTCAACAAAACTGTAAAGTAAAAGATTTGATCAATCTTTAGTAATTTAAATCAGTACAATAACAGAGTATCAGTGATTGCTTGTAGTTGTGTCTGGTTTGAGGAGCGAGAAAAATTACTATACTAATGAGTTATGCCGGTTTTAGTCGAATAGCAATAACATACCCTGAGGAATTCGATGTGACTCGAATAGAGTAGAGTGTATTACTATCTTTCTAAAAGCAGAAAAACTATCTTTCTATAAAGATGTCGGTCTCTTAGTACTTGAACTAAAATGTATTAGCAGGACGAAAATAACTCTtgtatcaacaataatatatatatttatgattcATGGTAAAGATTTTCTTATTAGCTTTCcgctaaaaaataaaataaagaaaatttgagGGTAAAAAAAGTTGTTATTGGATATTGGATAATAGGGAAGAGGGCAAAAGCCAAAATGTGAGGCAGGAGTGATTGTGGGAAACAGCTGGAAATTTCGTACCGTTAAGGTGCCTCGTGTTTCGTTTGGAATTTCCAGCTGGGAAAGACTTATTATACGTTGGTCCTATTTTAGTTGTAATGATaaaattttacataatttttttaaaaatattaattatatattaattatgaacattatttaattaattaattttttaattatatagttaaaaaaatataattaattttttttaattatttaaattaataattatttttaatat
The genomic region above belongs to Solanum dulcamara chromosome 5, daSolDulc1.2, whole genome shotgun sequence and contains:
- the LOC129888459 gene encoding uncharacterized protein LOC129888459 → MHRQSLGSPGSKIHLAHGVVIVGGRDDSAVVTAAESQKIMTKDQASPSSLSNNYDEEDEQVRKSIKALNKSLSRAEKYIHLIPVLTFLCFFILYLFSHSPSDKDLAQFHGFEGFAKRIESANIDELQRVLEIEKPDVLAIRSVRNLQEIDRQDTNHRLHRKLAEF